The DNA region GATGCCAAACAACACGGTGCTGAGCACCCCGAGAGTCGCGTTCACGCTGAGAAGGAGCAGCGAGACGATGCCCCCGACGCCCATGACGAGAATCGGGGTGATGGAGAGCCACACGTTCCACAGCATGGGGCGATAGAGCTTCGTACGAAAGCCGACCGCTCGAAACACGACCAGTAGCACCGCATATACGTTGAGCGCGGCCGCTCCAATCAGCATGCCACCGATCATTCGCGTTTCCTCTCTCTCGCCCACCTCGTGCGGTGAGTACCGGGGCCTCGCACCTCGCGATGCCAACCAGCTTCGCCAACCAGCTTCGCCAACCAGCTTCGCCAACCAGCTTCGCCAACCAGCTTCGCCAAGTTTAATCACACCCGAGATCTCCCGGGTAGCTGGATATACTCGAACCCACTACAGCCCACACTGGAGCTCACGAAGGAACGCCCCATGGCGCAAGCTGAGAGTGACTACTCGCCACACACGTGATAGGCATACTCGCCGTTGTCGATCGGGACCAGATCTCTGTCTCGCACGATCGTCATGTCTGGGCGAGCGGGGTCAGCGCAGGTCATCTCGACCGACCCCCGGAGGTCGTCAAAGTATTCAATGTCGATCACGCGCTTGCCGTACACCCCTGTATAGGCCTCGCACTCAGCAAAGCGAACACACTCCTCTGCAACAGCGAAGTCAAAGCCCGCCTCATCGCGGCCGCTCTTACCGAGTTGCGGGGTGTTCTTCTGCCCGGCCTGAAGCCCAAGTTCGTGTGAAGCATTCACGAGGAGCGATGCGAGCGCCAGGTTACCCGCTTCGGCCACAAGCCCCTCAAAGCGGGAGAACGTGTCAAGATTGTCGAACTCAACCGCATTGAATCCTTTCTTCGCGCACTCGGCAAGCACCGGTTCGAGCCGGGACATAATCGCCTCGCGCTTTGCCTCGGTCGAGGTATCGAGAATCATCTCGTCGGGCCACGCAGGATCAAAGACCGGTTGCCCGGCAGCGTCGTGCAACACAACGCTCGGCGACACAGTAAGCCATGCTTCAGCGTCGGCGGGCTGGGTCTGAAAACCGTTGACGTAGCAAATGTTGTATCGACCAGGGGCCGGGTCGTCAGCACTGTCACGTTCGACAATCGTCACTGCTTCTGGCGGCTCGTATGCGCCACCGAGCTGGTAATCGGCGACTCCTCGCTCAGGAAAGCCGTCGCGCACGGCAACGGGCTGCGCCCCAGCCTGGGCGCATGATGGCAGAGCGAGCAGCAGCGTCGCTCCTGCGAGCGCCAAGCGTATGAGTGATGTGGGGCGTTGCACCGTGTCATTATTGCACGCGAACGTTACCGCACCGTTCGCACGATCGGCTGCACCCTCCAGCCGGCTCAGCTGATCGTGTGCTCGCCGATCTCGGCGTGCAGCAACTCACCGTGCAATTCAAGGTAGAGCTGCCCCTCGGTGCGCGAAACCGTCACGGTGTTGCGCCTCGAGAGTTTGTCGACAATCCCATCAACGAAGTCGGGCTGCAGACTGTATGCCCGAAGAGTCTCGGCCCGGTGAATCTTCTTGCCCGTGAGGGGCGCAAGCACCTTCTCTGGGTCACGGTGAGTATAGATGGCAACGTTCTCGGCCGCCTTGCTCGCACTGTGCAAGCGTTCGGCGCTTGGGGCGCCAACTTCGATCCACGTCATAATCGCTCCCGTAAGATCGCGCACGAGCACCGCCGGCTCGTCGGTCGACGAGACCCCTCCCGACCCGAACGCGATGCCCTCGCCATACTCGAGACAGTACGCAATGAGCCGCGTCACCATGAACTCGTCGGTTTCAGAAGGATGCTTCGCAACGCGCAGGGCAAAGTCTTCGTACACACCACGATCGACGTCTGCCAGCTGCACGTCGAAGATATACATCGTCGCGCCAATAGCCATACAGAAAGTGTACAGGGCGGGCTCTCGCCCGCCCTGTCACCGTGCTACGCGGTCACGGCTACTGCTTGGCCGTTGGCCGCGTTCGACGCGCGAAGAACACACCGCCGACGCTGAGTAGCAGTAGCGCGGCTACTCCGAGCATTACTGAGCCGATGCCCGCCTGGCCGGTCGTAGCGAGACCAGGGCCGCCTGGCGTTTCACCAGGCTTTGTGGGTGTCGGTTTTGTCGGGTCAACGGGATCAATCGGGTCGGTAGGAACAGCGTCAACGCCCGGATCTTTCTTCTCGCTCCACCCGGCAAAGAGCGTCATTTCTCCGGTCACCAGTGCCTCAAAATCATACGGGGTTTCAGTACCCTCGTCGGTGTACCATCCGGTAAACGTAAATCCCCCGCGCTCGGGGTCGGCAGGCTTCGATAGCGAGGCGCCGCCTATGACGGTAACCGGCTCGATTGCAGTTCCCCCGGCGCTCTCGAACGTGACCTGGTAATTCGGGACCGAGATCGTGAACGAGTCAGAGGTCGCTTCGCCATAATCATTGACCGCGTGAACACGGTAGAGGGTCTCTGCCGATTCAGGGGTGATCGTCACCGAGAGTTGTGCACCATCGGTACTCACACTCTCGCCGCGATCTTTCGATACCGCAGCCCACGTTGCACCGCCATCGATACTGAATGACCAGGTAAGCTGCGGAGCGGGTGAGCCGAACAGCTCCGTACTGAACGTGACCGTATCGCCGAGAAGGCCAGAAGATTCACTCGCTTCGCTCACCCGAGGGAGGTCAATGTAGGTAAATCCCTTTTCGAAGGTGACGGGGTGCTGAGCGATCGTGTTCGCGGCCCAACCCAGTTGAACATCAACTGCCCCGTATCCGGTTCCTGCTGGGGTTACGACGGTTACCTTATCGCCCGCGTTCTTCAGGTGAGTTCCAGGGACTCCGTCAAAGAGCACCTCGGTCGCCTCGGCCGTGACGATGGGCAGCGACACCGGAACAGGCACCGAGGTGCCTTTATGCGTTCCGTTTCCCAGCTGACTGAGCTCGTTGCGTCCCCAACCGTATGAGGTGCCGTCTTCGGCAATGCCAAACGAGAAACCATCGCCAGCGTTAATCGTGGTGAAGCGAACACCATCCGGACTCTGCACGAGTACCGGCTGCTCAACATCTGCTTCTTTCCCTTCCGCCACCTCACCTTGTGCGTTCAAGACGACACCATTACCGACCTCACCGTTTTTGTTGAGACCCCAGGCATAGATTTCCCCCTCTTCGGTGAGCACGAGCGCGTGCTCACCGCCCGAAGAAACGTCCTTGACATACGTACCACCGGGAAGCGCAACCGGCGTTGCTGTCTTGCTCGCGGTTTTACTGCCGATCCCAAGGTAGCCATGGGCATTCGAACCCCAGGAGTACAATTTCCCGTCATCGCCAAGCCCGAGCGAATAGTTCCAGCCTGCAATGACCTTCGTGTACTTCACACCCCGCGGGGTGGTAACACGGGTTGGCTCTTTGATCGCCTTGGGTGACTCATTCGCTATGCCAAGCAAGCCCTGGTTACTGTAACCCCACGCATAGGTGTTGCCGTCAGAGCCGATTGCGAGCGTGTGAGTTCCCACGGTACTCACCGAGGTGAACGTCACTCCCTCAGGCATCATGACAGCAGCAGGCACTCTTTCCACGGCGGAGGTGTTGGCGCTGCCCTGACCGATTTGTCCTTGCTCATTCTTGCCCCAACCGTAGGCGTTTCCCTCAGTGTCGAGGGCAATGGCGAAGTTTTTACCAGCGAGAATTTCAGCAAATGTTACGCCTTCGGGCACCGCAATGGGCACAGGTTCACGCAGCGGAAAATATGCAGGTCCGATTCCGAGCTGCCCCTGATCATGTGCACCCCACGAGTAGGCAGAGCCGTCGTCAAGAACCGCGTAAGAGTTGTTGAGGCCGGTCTCATAGTCGAGCACCTTCGCACCCGCTGGCAGGTGAGTTCTCACGGGCGCCGGTTGTTCTTTGTTGGTTCCGTTACCAACACCGCCAATCTTGTTTGCACCCCATCCATAGACATTGCCATCAGCACCAAGGGCAAGGGTGGTAAAACTGCCAGCATGGATAGAAACTAAGTCAGGCCCAAGCGGCGGCTCAGGAAGATCGATCGTAACCTCGGTGCCGCCAGCGAGCGTACCGACCTCGGGAGAGGGCTGACCATCAGCGAGCGGTTCGGCGTGGGCCGAACTCATGAGCGCGGGTACCAGCAAGGCCGCGATCGTCGCCGAAGCAAGCGTTTGGCCAAACACGTGTTTTTTCATCGGTACATTCCCCTCGTAGCGGGAATAGCCCTGCTGTCAGTGGCCCGAACATTCTCTCTCCCGCAATGTATATCTGGTTAAGAGTATCCAAGTACTAGGCACACGGCTAGCCTTGCCTCATAATCCCGGTCGACACGAAAAGAGCCACCGCCGGGTAGAAAACCCGAGCGGTGGCTCTGTATCGATGGATAGGGGCCTTAGCCGATGCCCTCCATCATTTCGGTGTGCGTGTTGCCAATACGCCCCTTCATCTCAGGGTCACGCTTCGACGCGTAGCCGAATCGCACGAAACCAAGCACCATAGTGATGAGGAAGAGGTACGGGATAACGTTCATCGGGAACGCCGGAACCGGCCAGATATTGGCATAGAACACGTAAGCCATCGCGGCAACTGAGACGGTGGCAAAGATTGGCACGAGGCGGTTCTTAATGCCCTGCTTGCGCAGGTAGACAACGCCAGCGATCGCAACCAGTGAATACGAGAGCATATAGCCGTACGTTCCATAGGTATCGATCCACACAAGCATGTCCATCGGCTCGTTCTTGAAGAGAATGAGCACAACATCGACGGCGATCGTGAGGCCGCCGGCGACGAGCAGACCGCGGTGAGGCGTGAGGTGCTTTTCGTGCGTGCGACCGAAGCTTCCCGGTAGCACGCCCTCTTTACCCATGACGTAGATGATGCGGCCCACGACGTTGAGTGGGGCAACCACGACGGCAAAGAACGAAGCTGCGACACCGAACACGAGCAGCGGGCCGAACCAGACGGGCATACCGATCTTCTCGTTGATCGCTTCGAGCGGGCTCGCAACCGTTGCGAGGTCATCGCCCAGAACAACGATCTGCGTGTATGCCGAGAAGATATAGAGAATGCCAACGCCAAGAGCACTCCACATGATGGCGCGCGGAATCGCGACCTTCGGGTTCTTCGCCTCGCGACCGAGCGCATCGGCCGACGAGAAGCCCACGAAGCCGAGAATCGCGAGCACCATGCCGGCACCGACCCCTTCAAACGGCGTCTCAGAAAGTTTGAAGTGCGACGGGTTCCAACCCGCTTTGACGGCCCAGAACAGGCCGGCGATCAGCAGCACGAGAATAATGACGATCGAGATGATCTCGAGCACGAACGAGACGCGTGCCGAGGCCCTGATGCCCTGAATCGTGAAGAACACCGCGGTGCCACCGATAAGAATCGTGAGGGCCACGGTCCAGCCGGTTCCTTGCACCCCGTCGAAGCCCAGCAAGCGCAGGGTGTCCATGAAGAACGAGACCGAGCCGTTGAGTGATCCGGTGGCGATGCCCCACGAACCGATCATGAGGGCGGCACCCGCGGTAAAGGCGCCGACCGGGCCGAGCCCTTTGGCGACGTACGTGTAGAGCGAGCCCGCCGACGGGAAGAGCTTCGCGAACATCGAGACGATGTAGCCGACGCACAAGATCACGATGGTCGCGAGGGCGAACGCGTAAAGCGTTCCGGTGCCCGCGCCCATGAAAATCTCGGCGGCGGTAAAGGCGATCACGGCGCTCGGGGCAATGCTCGCGATGGCTTGGGCTGCGAGCTCAGGACCTGACATGACCCCCTCGCGGAGGCCCGAATCTACCTGAGGTTTCGTCGTTGACATGTACGGCGCCCCTTATGCTTCCGGAATGAGCAGGGTGCGAAGCGCGCTACCGGCCTGCAGATCTTCGAGAGCCTGCGCGGCCTGCGAGAGGGGCACGCGTCCCGAGATGAGCGGATCGAGAATCAGCTGGCCGTCCATGTAGCGATCGACGAGCGCAGGAATATCGATTGATGGGCGCACCGAGCCATAGTTCGAGCCCAGGATGCGCTGGTCTGCTTCGGCGAGCACGAGCGGCTCGAAGCTTGCCTTTGCCCCTGTGGGAGGCAGGCCGACGATCACCGATGCGCCACCGAGGCTGAGCATCTGAATCGACTGCTCGGTCGTCTCAACACGACCGATAGCGTCGAAGGCGTAGTCAACGCCATCGGGCAGGAGCTCTTTAAGCTGCTCAACGACGTCGCCGTCTGATGCGTTGATGCGGTCGGTCGCCCCGAACTGCACTGCCATCTCGGTCTTCTCTTCGCGAAGATCGATCGCCACGATGCGCTCTGCGCCCGCAAGGCGTGCGCCCTGGACAACGTTGAGGCCGACGCCGCCGCAACCGATCACGGCGACGGTTGAGCCGGGCTCGACACCCGCGGTGTTCGTGACGGCGCCAACGCCGGTTGCAACAGCACAGCCCACGAGCGCGAGCACGTCGAGCGGCGCGTCATCGCGCACCTTGATTGCGCCCGAAGCAGGAACGATGACCTCTTCTGAGAATGACGAGACGCCGAGGTAGTGCTGAATGGTCTCATCGCCGATGCTCATGCGCGAGGTGCCGTCGAAGAGCACGCCCTGGGGTGCAACGAGATCGGCAACGAGCTGGCAGCGGGCCTCGTAGCCCGACTTGCAGAAGCGGCACTCGCCGCACGGTGGCACCCAGCTGAGTACGACGTGGTCGCCCTCTGAGAGTGACGTAACGCCCTCACCGAGTTCGGTGACAATGCCCGAGCCCTCGTGGCCCATGACGAGCGGTGCTGCAACCTCCCACTCACCGCGCTTGACGTGCAGGTCTGAGTGGCATACTCCGGCTGCCACGATCTTGACCCGAACTTCACCCCGTTTCGGGGCCGCGAGTTCAACGTCGGTGTACTCGATGGCGTGGTCTGGCCCTCGGAAGACGACTGCTTTCATGACTGTAACCTCTCTGTTGGAGCGTGAAGACACCTGAGCTTATAAAGCAACACCCCGCAGACACAATGCGCATCATGATGATTCTGACAGCAGGCCATCACCATCTTGTACACTCTGGGTATGGCGTTGACCCTAAGACAACTCATCACCCGCTTCACCCCAGAATCAATTCACGGGCTGCACGATCTCGACGAGACCGTGGCCGAAGTGGTGCGGTTTGACGAGCTCATCGTCAAGGGCTCTGAGGTGCACCACACGCTCGTCACCTGCTCAGCCAAACAGATCGAGACACTGCTCGAAACCCCCGAGAGTGAACAGTGCGACCTCCTGCGCCGATGCATTCTCGCTTCGTCTGAGCACAGCCCCGAGCTCGAGCACGCAGTGGCCGAGGCCGGATTCGCCGCCATGCTCGGCGCGAAGGTGCCCCCGGCCGACCTCTTCAGCTCGCTCGAAACAGTGCTCACGAACTACCTCGCGGCCGACGACCGCATGCTCACGACCGCGGCACGAGTGCTCACCAAGGTCGCGAGTGTGGGCGGCGTCGAGGGCGTGCTCAACCAACTTTCATCGCTCATTGACGGCTGGGCCGTGCTCCTCGACGCGCACGGCCAGGTGCTCACAAGCGTTGCGGCCGGCCGTCTTCACATTGACGACGCAATCTCGGTGGTGCTGAACCGCCCGGTGAAGGTGCGCTACCCGGGACTACAGGTACACGTCATTGAATCGGGCGGGCGCACGAGCGCACGCCTCGTCATCGCGGCTCGCGGATCGAGTTCGTACCGGGCCAGGTCGATCGCGGCACTCGCTGCGAACATCATCGCGCTCATGTTGCGCACCACCGACCCGTCAGAGACCGAGCGCCTCGGCCGCAAAGCCATCGTAGACACGCTCGTGCGCGGCGGCGACGATGCGAGCGCCCTGCTCTCAGACTGGACCATCACCGATTCGCACCTCGCAGCCTTTGTCTTTTCGTCAAAAACGAAATACACCGACGTCGAGAATATGGTGGCTCGGTGGCTCACGCAGAGCGGTTTTCCGCACCTCTTTTACGGAACGGGTTCAGAAGTCTTCGGGTTTGCGACCAAAGCCGTACTCTCGTCACTCGAGGAGAAAACCCGGGAGTTCAGGGCGTATCGCGACGAGAGGCTCCACCTCGGAACCGGTTCACTGCTGCCACGAACCGAGCTTGAAGCCAGCCTGCAGCAGGCTCGCCAGGCCCTCTCAGCAACGAGCGTTGAGGGCCAGCATGTGCTGCACTTTCGCGAGCTGAGCTCGATGCGTCACGCGCTCATGCACTTCACGGCATCACAGCAGGCGATGCTCACCTCGGTACTCGACCCCGTACTCCACGCGGGCCCGCAAGCCGAAACGCTGCTCGAGACCCTCACCGTCTTTGTGCAGCACCACGGCTCCTGGAGTGATGCGTCACGTCAGCTCGGGGTGCACCGGCAAACCCTCGCAAAACGAATCGACCTCGTTGAGCAACTCCTTGGGCTCTCACTCCAGTCGGCCGACGACCGCGCGACCATCTGGCTCGCGCTACGAAGCCTGCAGCAGACACGCTAGCGTTCGCGGTCAGCCTTCGGCGCTACCGGTCTCGGGAAGCTTCGATGCGGCAGGATCCGCCGCCTTTTTCGGCCCTTTCGACGACCACACGAGGTACGCGACACCGAGCAAAACAGCCCCGCCATACCCCACGGCCCACCAGGCAAAGCCCGGCAACCCGCTCGGCTCGCCCGCGGCATCAAGATCAGCCTCAGGCGTCGGCGAAACCCGCTCTCCGGTCACGAGAATTCGATGCGTGTTCACGCCAAGCGGCGTGCACGTGATGAGCGTGACGAGATCTTCACCAGGCTCCTGGTGAAGCGTTTCGGTCTGGTCTGGCTCAACAACGGCCACGTCCCGCACCCGGTAGGTCAACACCTCACCAAACGTCTCGAGGGTAAAGGTGTCGCCCTCTTCGACCTTGTCAAGGTCGGTGAACATTCGAGCGCTCGCGAGCCCGCGGTGACCGGTGATCACAGACCTGGTGCTGTCGCCGCCAACGGGAAGCGAGGTGCCCTCAAGGTGCCCCAGCCCTTTGAGAAGCGTCTCTTCATCGGTGCCGTGGTAGATCGGCAAGTCGACCTTAATCGAGGGAATTCGCAGCCTCGCCATGACCCCGCTCGGGGTCGCAAGCTGGTCGCTGTAGCGCAGCTCGTTGTCACGCAGTTCACCGGAGCCAACCGCAACGTTCGCGCCAGCTTCGAGCAAGGCCCCCGACGAAAGCTCTTCGTTGTACCGCTGTGCCTCATGAATTTGGGAGGCCATGTCAGGCTTCACGTTCGCGAGCTCTTCGTCGTAGAGGCCAACGAGCGAAGACTGGTTCACCTGCGACAGCCATGCCGAGGCAGTGGGATACAACAGCACCCCTACCCCGAGCAGCCAGCACACGAAAGTTACCCACGCACCAAACGGAGGCTTGCGGCGACGCTCGGCACGCCGTTTCGCAGCCCGCCCCTGCGGCGCCTGCTGCTCAACAGTCTGGGATTCGCCCTGCTCAGCGTTCTGCCCTCCCGGGGCGGTCGCTGCGGTAGCGTGGCGGCTCATGTTGTCTCCTCGGCCACAAGATCGTGACATTTCTAAGGGTTTTGCCGGCCTGGCGAGGCACGGGGGATACTTCGCCAGGCCGGCGGTTTACAAGAAGCGTACCGCGGTGGGCACCCTTCACACTCTGCGAGTTGCGGTGACTACGCGGTGGTGTTTTTGCGGCGTGTGACCATCACCGAACCAGCAGCAACCGCCACCAACGCAAGACCACCAACAACCAACAACACCTGACCAGCACCACCAGTCATCGGCAACTCAGGAACCTCCTGCTGCACGTTCTTCACCTGCTTCGAGAACACCGACACCTCACCAGGCTTCACAACCACCTCAGTACGCGCCTCATCCTCATCAGGCAACACAAACCCAGTAGGAGCCTTCGTCTCAACCAGCACGTAGCAACGCTCCTTCAACCCATTCGTCATCGTGCCACCCTGAAGCTCATCATCACCAATCCACAACCCAGGAACCGTGATCACACCATCTTTCCCAGAAACCAGCTTCAGTTCCTTCCCATCAGCACCCGTCACCGCAGGCAGGGTCTTATCAGCAACACAACCCGAAGCAACATCACTAATCAGAAGCTTAAACTCAGCCCCCTCAAGACCCTTACCAGCCTGACCAGCATCAATCTTCTGCACCATCAGACCACCCCAACGAGTCCACACCTCATCAGTCGGGGTACCCGGCTTCCCGTCACCATCAAGATCAAGATCATTCACATTCACAAACGCCTGGTTCGCGATCTCACCATCACCCAACGACTGAACCACCGCAACAAAATCAACCGTCACCGTGTCACCCGTCTTCAGCCCGGCAAGACCCGCCTCGTCAAACGAGACCGTCAACACTGACCGGCCCTCACCGTTCACCGTCCACGCAGCCGTATACCCCGACGTAACCGTCACACCATTCACCTGAACCACAGGCGTACCCTCACCCTTCAGGCGGGCATCAAGCGTGTCACTCACCACAAGCTTCGTGTAATGATCATCAGTCACCGCGGGAAGTACCTGCGACACCCGGTAATCAACATCAGCACCCACCACGAACCCGTTCTCGGGCTGGTTCTGAATCGTCTTCGAAGGCTTATCACCCACATCATTCTTCGGGTACACATTCACGTCATACACCCACGACGCACCATCACCCTTCTCACCCGTCGCGGGCGTCGGGATCGTCACAATGAAAGGCTCTGACTTCTTTGTCACCTTTTCAGGAACCTTCGTCTCACGCACCAAATACGCACCCAAATCAAGCAGCCCACTTGACGCGACACCATCAACCGTCGCGGGAAGCTCATGACACGCACCCAACGAATACGAACCCAGCGACTGCCCCGAACGGGCACCCTTCAACGCTGCAGCATCCTTGCCCAGAACCGTCAACGCATCCCAGCCAGTGTTCGACCCATCCAGCAGATCAACATCCTCGATCGGGCAATACTCAAACACCACCCCGTCAATCGGCTTCGACGAAGGCTTCACACCCGAACCATCAGGATGCATGCCACCCTGACCCGGATTCTCATACTTATGCACCGTCAACGAACCCTGCGCACCAGGATCAATCTCAACCGCCTGCGCAGCCGAAGCCCCCGCAAACAACCCAGCCACACCAACCGCAGCAACCGCAGTCACCGCCAAACCACGACGCAACCCGCGCCCAACACTCATACCTGACATCAATCCATTCCTTTCTCAACCACCAACACCTCGGTGACCTTGGTTTTCGGGGCAAGAAATCCCCCCAGTTTGCTCAAGCTGAAAGCACGAGTCGAGGTTTTCGACGTGCCCAACGGGCGAGAAAAGAACGTGAGATGCCCGGCGTATTCCCTGGTATTCCCAGCAGCCAAAACAGCCCCCACTGCTCTCCCCTTTTCCATCTCAGAGCTTCTTGAGCAAAGCCCTTCGAAGATTAAGAGAGCGTGGTGAAACAAATGTGACGCGGTTCGAGAAAATATTTTTCGAACCGCGTCACGAACACACCGGGCGAGACCGCGTGGGGCGTCAGGTGGTGCTCTTTCGCTGTCGCTTCGTCACGAAAACGCCACCCGCGGCAACGAGCAGCAAGCCGCAAGCGAGCGTGATCCACAGCCCCGTGCTTCCGGTCATCGAAAGCAACCCGGGCTTGGCCTTGTTCGTGATGGTTTTTGGTGCCCCGCCGGTCTCGGCCGAGGTCTGCCCGATGATCATTTCGGTTCGCGCTGCGGTTCCCTCTGGCAGCTCGTACCCCTTCGGCGCGACGATCTCTTCGAGCACATAGCAGCGCTGCGAAAGACCATTCGTGTATGTGCCACCGTTCAGCTCATCATCGCCGACCCACAGGCCTGGCACCTCAACGAGCCCGTTCTCGCCCGAGTGAACGTGATACTCCGATCCATCATCGGCAGTCACGATGGTGAGGTCATCGTCGAGCCTGCACTCGGCAGTCTTCTCACTCGAGAGCACCCGAAACACCGCTCCTTCAAGACCCTTGCCGGGATGCTCTGCATCAACCTTGATAAAGCTCGCCGAGCCCCAACGGGTTCGCACCTCGTTCGTCTTAGCGCCCGGGGTGCCGTCGCCGTCAAGGTCAAGATCATTCACGTTGACCTCGGCCTCGTTCGCGAACTCGGTGTAGCCAAAGGGAGTTTCCAAGACCTGGTCTTGGCCCATCGATCCGCCCCCGCCCGGGTTTCGCTCGCTTCTTTCGCCAGGAGTTGTTGACTCGCCGTTCTGGGGTTGCGGGGCATCGGCCGCACCGTCGCCGCGACTTTCGCCGTCTGCGGGTGGCTGCTCACCGTCATCGGCGCGAAGGTCAGATGTACCCTGCTCAGCTTCACCGACGGAGGGCTTGTCTGGAGTTTCGGTCACCGAAACCGGTTTCTTCGGCTCGATCACGGTGTCGCCACCGAGCGGGCCCATCACGCCGGCGACAACAGCGACAGCACCCGCGACCGTCACGGTCACCGCAACCGCCGAAGCAATTGCCGCCTTGCGCCTTCCGGCCTTGTCCAGGGTCAGCACGCCCGCGCTCACCATGCCGATAATGCTTGCCTGCTCAGCGAAGCTCTTCCAGCGCGTGCTGCACTGGGCGCAACTGTGCAGGTGCATCTCGGCTTCGGCACGTCGCTTGCTCTTCTTGCGGCCCCACCGAATCTCGTTAAAGTCAGCAACGCACGCCGCGCAATCTGCGTCAAGGCCTCGTGGCGGGTGCATCTTCGTGAGCCAGGACTTCTTGAGGCCCTCCCTGGCACGTTTCAGGAGTACCGAGGTCGAGTTTGGCGACATATCGAGTTCGAGGGCAACGTCTTGCACCGGTCTTCCGGCGACATCGACCTCGAGAATCACCCGTTTCCAGCGCAGCGGCAAATCTTCGAGCGCCGCGAGCGCTGCGGTGCGCTGCTCGGCTTCTGAAAGTTGCTCGTCGCCCGCAACGATGAGCGGATCGAAGCGATCCTCATCGTGAGCGGTGCCCTCGCGCTTACCGGTTTCCCAGTAACGCCCGAGCTGTGTGTTGATCGTCTTGTAAAGGTACCCGCCGAACGAGTCGGTGGGGCCATTGCCCTGCAACAGGCTCTGATAGACCGCGTCAAAGGCATCGGCCACCGCGTCTTCAGCGTGCACCGGATCTTTGCGGCGCGCCCAGGAGAGAGCCATGCCGTGGTATCTCTGCCAGAGGGTGGCCAGGGGCCACGCTTCTCCACGACGAATAGTGTCGCAGAGCTCTTGGTCTGAGATAGGCTGCTCTTCCAATTCCCCTTGGTGTCCCATCACAACGCACATACTAGCAGCGGTTTTTTGATTCCTTTTGCCCAAAAGGCACGCCCATAACGCGCTGTTCAAGCCAGATTGCGGCTACCTGAGAGTCATACACTCACAGCGATTTACCAGATTGAGCGACGGTCGTAGCGCAGCTGAACCGGCCGTGTCGTGCGAGATTTTACTCGACCGGAGCGATCACTAACCTCGGCTGTGCATACTGCAGCGACTGGTGGGTGTCACGCGGCGTTGAAAAGGTAAACGAGAAGTGATCCCGCCGATAGAGTGAGCGCACCGAGACAACTGCGAGCCCAAGCTGGTCGCGCACGCACCCGCTCATGGCGAAGGCCGCGCTGCCTTTCTTCTCTCCCA from Leucobacter sp. UCMA 4100 includes:
- a CDS encoding sigma-70 family RNA polymerase sigma factor; this encodes MCVVMGHQGELEEQPISDQELCDTIRRGEAWPLATLWQRYHGMALSWARRKDPVHAEDAVADAFDAVYQSLLQGNGPTDSFGGYLYKTINTQLGRYWETGKREGTAHDEDRFDPLIVAGDEQLSEAEQRTAALAALEDLPLRWKRVILEVDVAGRPVQDVALELDMSPNSTSVLLKRAREGLKKSWLTKMHPPRGLDADCAACVADFNEIRWGRKKSKRRAEAEMHLHSCAQCSTRWKSFAEQASIIGMVSAGVLTLDKAGRRKAAIASAVAVTVTVAGAVAVVAGVMGPLGGDTVIEPKKPVSVTETPDKPSVGEAEQGTSDLRADDGEQPPADGESRGDGAADAPQPQNGESTTPGERSERNPGGGGSMGQDQVLETPFGYTEFANEAEVNVNDLDLDGDGTPGAKTNEVRTRWGSASFIKVDAEHPGKGLEGAVFRVLSSEKTAECRLDDDLTIVTADDGSEYHVHSGENGLVEVPGLWVGDDELNGGTYTNGLSQRCYVLEEIVAPKGYELPEGTAARTEMIIGQTSAETGGAPKTITNKAKPGLLSMTGSTGLWITLACGLLLVAAGGVFVTKRQRKSTT
- a CDS encoding SpaH/EbpB family LPXTG-anchored major pilin; translation: MSGMSVGRGLRRGLAVTAVAAVGVAGLFAGASAAQAVEIDPGAQGSLTVHKYENPGQGGMHPDGSGVKPSSKPIDGVVFEYCPIEDVDLLDGSNTGWDALTVLGKDAAALKGARSGQSLGSYSLGACHELPATVDGVASSGLLDLGAYLVRETKVPEKVTKKSEPFIVTIPTPATGEKGDGASWVYDVNVYPKNDVGDKPSKTIQNQPENGFVVGADVDYRVSQVLPAVTDDHYTKLVVSDTLDARLKGEGTPVVQVNGVTVTSGYTAAWTVNGEGRSVLTVSFDEAGLAGLKTGDTVTVDFVAVVQSLGDGEIANQAFVNVNDLDLDGDGKPGTPTDEVWTRWGGLMVQKIDAGQAGKGLEGAEFKLLISDVASGCVADKTLPAVTGADGKELKLVSGKDGVITVPGLWIGDDELQGGTMTNGLKERCYVLVETKAPTGFVLPDEDEARTEVVVKPGEVSVFSKQVKNVQQEVPELPMTGGAGQVLLVVGGLALVAVAAGSVMVTRRKNTTA
- a CDS encoding class C sortase; the protein is MSRHATAATAPGGQNAEQGESQTVEQQAPQGRAAKRRAERRRKPPFGAWVTFVCWLLGVGVLLYPTASAWLSQVNQSSLVGLYDEELANVKPDMASQIHEAQRYNEELSSGALLEAGANVAVGSGELRDNELRYSDQLATPSGVMARLRIPSIKVDLPIYHGTDEETLLKGLGHLEGTSLPVGGDSTRSVITGHRGLASARMFTDLDKVEEGDTFTLETFGEVLTYRVRDVAVVEPDQTETLHQEPGEDLVTLITCTPLGVNTHRILVTGERVSPTPEADLDAAGEPSGLPGFAWWAVGYGGAVLLGVAYLVWSSKGPKKAADPAASKLPETGSAEG
- a CDS encoding PucR family transcriptional regulator, whose product is MALTLRQLITRFTPESIHGLHDLDETVAEVVRFDELIVKGSEVHHTLVTCSAKQIETLLETPESEQCDLLRRCILASSEHSPELEHAVAEAGFAAMLGAKVPPADLFSSLETVLTNYLAADDRMLTTAARVLTKVASVGGVEGVLNQLSSLIDGWAVLLDAHGQVLTSVAAGRLHIDDAISVVLNRPVKVRYPGLQVHVIESGGRTSARLVIAARGSSSYRARSIAALAANIIALMLRTTDPSETERLGRKAIVDTLVRGGDDASALLSDWTITDSHLAAFVFSSKTKYTDVENMVARWLTQSGFPHLFYGTGSEVFGFATKAVLSSLEEKTREFRAYRDERLHLGTGSLLPRTELEASLQQARQALSATSVEGQHVLHFRELSSMRHALMHFTASQQAMLTSVLDPVLHAGPQAETLLETLTVFVQHHGSWSDASRQLGVHRQTLAKRIDLVEQLLGLSLQSADDRATIWLALRSLQQTR